The Microcystis panniformis FACHB-1757 region CTGATTTTCAAAGTAATTACAAATACCTGGCAAATGCTTCTGGATCATCCTGGCACTACTTTCATATAATATCCCGCCTATTCTTATCCATTTTTCCAATTTTCTCTCAGCACCTCTGAACGTTCTACTACTTTGATAAATTTGTCTAATTTCTTCTTTCATTTCCCAGGCTATTCCTAAGCATGGATGTTCTTTTAAGATAACTTCTAGTTGTTGTTTTTGCTCGTCCTTTAAGTCCTCTTTATTCTTCCATAATAAATGAGGTAATCCTTTTTCATGCACCCCCATTAACTTTCTCAATTTATTAAGCTCGTCATTGATGATAGCCATTACATGAAAACGGTCATAGATGATTTTAGCATTGGGAAATAATTCCTTGATCACTGCTGTAAATCCTGACCACATATCGACGCTCACTTCTTTCACTTTCTCCCGAACTGCGTCTGGCTGTGCTTTTAAGGCTTCCATTAATTCTTCTTGCTTATGTCCTTTAATCACATCTAGTAAAATTTTCTTGTCCATATCTACGACCGTTGTGATGAAATCTTTATGTCCTTTTAAGTTACTAAATTCATCTAAGCTTATTCGTTCTGGTGCTTCCCACTCTTCCTTTTCTAGTTCTTTAGCACAGTGATTAAATATTAACTCAACTTCTGACCATCCTAACCCTTCTTCTCGACTTATTTCTTCGATGCTACAATTTTTTACTCTCTCATAAATCATCGATTCATAGCGAATTGTATGATGCTGTCTTAATCTCATAAAACTCAGTCTTTCGCTGAT contains the following coding sequences:
- a CDS encoding ISL3 family transposase → MWINFDQLLDLPNVTVVNYQKIAQTIFLKLALLNETIECPNCHQTLDRINQTEYNLVRDLSILGNPVYLEVPRRQFHCQKCQKYISERLSFMRLRQHHTIRYESMIYERVKNCSIEEISREEGLGWSEVELIFNHCAKELEKEEWEAPERISLDEFSNLKGHKDFITTVVDMDKKILLDVIKGHKQEELMEALKAQPDAVREKVKEVSVDMWSGFTAVIKELFPNAKIIYDRFHVMAIINDELNKLRKLMGVHEKGLPHLLWKNKEDLKDEQKQQLEVILKEHPCLGIAWEMKEEIRQIYQSSRTFRGAERKLEKWIRIGGILYESSARMIQKHLPGICNYFENQTTNGLIEGMNTKIKLIKRMSYGFTNFEHLRLKLFACFNS